The genomic segment TTTCCTTCGattattttatcacatttGTCACAAGTGAGCGTTGCTGTAAATGCGTTACAATATTTAGAACACACTATGCCGTCCAAGTTTCTGATATTTAACTGTATTGGcctaataatttcttttcccgtttcaaattttacaatatactTTGCTTGATTGAAGAGTTCTACAAACAAAACGTGCTGCTTATTGACTATATGCCTTTTTGTTGAAATGGGTACAAATGCATcacacaaaatacaaaacaaCGCAGTATCCAAGACAGTATCATCATTGCTTTCATCATCTTCCTCAGAAGTGCAGGGTAACTTCTTTTTCTCCGTATCATCCAAATTTTGTGATCCGATATTTTTACGTACCTTCTCACATTTCTTATGTCTGTTTCCTCTTAAATGTCCATCAATATTATAGTAAGATAACATTGGACATTGGCACCATGCACAAAAAAAATTGTCTAGATCTCTCATGACTATCCCCCAGTTTAATAACTGTCTGCATTCCAAATCTGACAAATCGGCAAGGCTCTCCAGAAAGTCCGACATTCGCTTATCAATATCTGAATGATTTGCACAGGATAAATGTTGCTCCACCTCCTTAATACACCTTTGAAATGTACACTCGCATAGGTCACAATACCATTCTTTATTGAAGCGCGTTATACGATGCaccagaaaatatttataaacattagTAAATTTGATCTCCAGTGAATTAGCCACTCCTCCAAGAGGATTTAAAACCTTGTCCGTACATTTTTGCTCGTTTTGGTCTAttgtttttacttttttagtCTCTGATTTAATATCTTCTGATTTAATATGTTCTATTGAAGTATCTCTATCAACAGAAACACTGCTGTGCTTGGCACAAGCTGTGCTAGCTTGGCTTGTAACATCATGTAATCTTGGTTCAACACTTTTAACATCTTCTGCTTGGCTCGTAGCATCATGTAACCTttgtttaatacttttaacagctttaatatctttaacgTATTGACTTGTAGTATTACATAACCTTTCTTCAATCAAACTTCCCataacttcattttttattaaccaCATGTAGTGTTCATGTCCCTCTGTTTTGAGATGTGACACAACCTTAGACATGTCATGTATTGTATATTGACAGTGTATACAATAGTACTTTTGCAGTCTCAACATCACTAGTCCATGAGTCAAAAACTTTCTACATTTCTTGTCTGACAACTTGATcaaatatttcggaaacttTGATATTTTGATGTCTGAGTGACTTTGCTCTGAATGGTACATTGCCTCGTCAATGTTTGGAAATATAATGTTGCATGGATAACAGTACCATTCGTTTTTGTAACATGTTATGCCTTGTGCTAtgagatatttatatgttttagcACTTTTATTCCACTGCGACTTTGAATCAAAAGTAGAATCATTAACATTAACTTTAATCTGCGTTTTTATAACAGGTTCTGGTTCGATAACATGTTCCATTAAGGTCTCTTCATCAGCAAAATCCTTGCTTTTCACGCTACTTGTATCATCATCTGAGTTTTCTTGGACATTTTCAATATCTCCTTTTATTATTGTAGTAGCATTTATGTGTCCTTGATGTCTCTTTCCCATGACATGTGATACAATATTACTTAAACCATGTATCTTACATTGACAGTATACGCAAAAGTAACGTTCCAGCAGAGCCTCTATAACTATTCCGTGATTGAAGAACTGCTCGCAATCCATGTCCAAGATTTTGTCGATATTCAGAAAATCTGATACACTAATCTTAATATCTGAATGAGTTTCATGTAAATGATGTTTTGCCATGGTGACATTTTGTTGCCGACACTTGCACAGGTAACAGTACCATTGTCGCTTATAATACGTTATACAGTGTGCcagcaaaattttatatatatcaacAGATTTTCTCTTCAGTGACATTCGTGAAAGTGGAAAATCATATCTGGCAATTTTGTTTGTTACCTGTGCAGAATCATTCAAAGGGTCTCTTGAAAGCTTATCCTCACAAATTGCTTGCGTTTCTGTAGAAGAGTCCAAATCATACGCATATTTCGTTAAAGCCTCAGCATCGGCATAAAGAACGTCGCTTTTCATGCTACTTATGACATTATCTAAGTTCTCTTGGACATTTTCAACACTTTTTATCATTGTAGCAGCATTTAAATGTCCTTGATGTCTCCTTCCGTTGATATGTGATGCAATATTACCTAAACCATATAGCTGGCATTGACAGTATACACAAAAGTAACGTTCTAATAGCAGAGCCTCTATAACTATTCCATGATTGAAGAACTGTTCGCAATCCATGTCCAGGATTTTGCCGATATTCAGAAAATCTGATATACTAAGGGCAATATCTGAATGAGTGTCTTGTAAATGAAGTTTTGCCACGATGACATTTTGTTGCCGACACATGCACAGGTAACAATACCATTCCCCCTTGTAATACGTTATACAGTGTGCCAGCAAAAGTTTATACATATCAAGAGATTTATTCTTCGACGACAGTGAAAGCAGAAGATCATTTCTAACTTCGTTTGTTATCTGTGCAGAGTCACTCAAAGCGTCTCTTAAAAACTTATTCTCACAAATTGCTTTCATTTCTGTAAAGTCCAGCTCGTACATACATCTCATTGAAGCCTCTTCATCGGCGAAAACATCGCTCTCCGCACTACTATTGTCCAAGTTTTCCCAAACACTTTCGATATCTTCCATTATGCAGAAGAAGATTGATCTTCCTATCAAAATTTAAGTTTGAGAAACAGTAATTATCGGAAATTTCGTACTTAAAATGGATATCGAATAATCGCACATAATAAATTCTTACGAGTCACAAAGCAGAAATGCGTAGTAGCAATTCGTCGAATGTATCGTCTTACATGCCGATAGTAATGAATCGCTAGTATTCACGATTTATTTGTTCAACAATAAATCTATCTTTTACTTTTAAAGCCGAGATTTCTCACTCATTCCGATTCCTATAAATCATACCAATAATTATACTAATGTAAcacgatataatttataaagaaatacaTACGGTATGATACACCTTGCGTAGCTGGCAACATGGACGATGGAGTATGGACTATTAGTTCAATTGGCACGAATTCAAATATTTGGCTCCTTCGCACAGAACGCGGCAAAACTTAGCTAGGGAATATGACAGCAACGTCTTGTCGTAAAGGAGACGTTGATTGGCTACCACGGTATTC from the Ooceraea biroi isolate clonal line C1 chromosome 13, Obir_v5.4, whole genome shotgun sequence genome contains:
- the LOC105286365 gene encoding uncharacterized protein LOC105286365 produces the protein MEDIESVWENLDNSSAESDVFADEEASMRCMYELDFTEMKAICENKFLRDALSDSAQITNEVRNDLLLSLSSKNKSLDMYKLLLAHCITYYKGEWYCYLCMCRQQNVIVAKLHLQDTHSDIALSISDFLNIGKILDMDCEQFFNHGIVIEALLLERYFCVYCQCQLYGLGNIASHINGRRHQGHLNAATMIKSVENVQENLDNVISSMKSDVLYADAEALTKYAYDLDSSTETQAICEDKLSRDPLNDSAQVTNKIARYDFPLSRMSLKRKSVDIYKILLAHCITYYKRQWYCYLCKCRQQNVTMAKHHLHETHSDIKISVSDFLNIDKILDMDCEQFFNHGIVIEALLERYFCVYCQCKIHGLSNIVSHVMGKRHQGHINATTIIKGDIENVQENSDDDTSSVKSKDFADEETLMEHVIEPEPVIKTQIKVNVNDSTFDSKSQWNKSAKTYKYLIAQGITCYKNEWYCYPCNIIFPNIDEAMYHSEQSHSDIKISKFPKYLIKLSDKKCRKFLTHGLVMLRLQKYYCIHCQYTIHDMSKVVSHLKTEGHEHYMWLIKNEVMGSLIEERLCNTTSQYVKDIKAVKSIKQRLHDATSQAEDVKSVEPRLHDVTSQASTACAKHSSVSVDRDTSIEHIKSEDIKSETKKVKTIDQNEQKCTDKVLNPLGGVANSLEIKFTNVYKYFLVHRITRFNKEWYCDLCECTFQRCIKEVEQHLSCANHSDIDKRMSDFLESLADLSDLECRQLLNWGIVMRDLDNFFCAWCQCPMLSYYNIDGHLRGNRHKKCEKVRKNIGSQNLDDTEKKKLPCTSEEDDESNDDTVLDTALFCILCDAFVPISTKRHIVNKQHVLFVELFNQAKYIVKFETGKEIIRPIQLNIRNLDGIVCSKYCNAFTATLTCDKCDKIIEGNDLVNHEMTLHKDTVKSFISSEVNNKTSTFKIKLLVDISSSRFKDYPMFKCSFCNEIIHGVLLLQQHFTKCKHEENMVKLVQIKKEEYNSSNNAKDYLELFEFLSIISWKNDNGTLQATEQPVLYIKIRRRAHTKPNCSIREQFKYVCFICHCALQSTKNIITHFGDKQVHLHQLESTLHKYNLVYRDMYPAPSPKMEHNTLECPKIEPPTDVSGNSRILVRQADNFEIKTSNDSKYECESNKSEESAPRFFMSPEVSADINVLIRNPQLENLSKLVPDEISINALDYYNQIYKKRFLEFEEIMFICKKEALEKIKLSIKVYAQVSGQNLNLYLCLLCNVQHACNVHEFFDHIRSTEHVRHLEMLKKHAGDEKFEQLQELMTYSTSTRTRCYACNMTLPTAMITTHMLSLLHKIKRVQLLVQMENMVEELKALWYSIQYFACVTCNFRYKRKIDFMEHLQRHTSIEYISDNSNFGFCITCATLWYDRKTPTMTYSIHRQKRTHQYLENTKDFAITPLPPTVQKLLKNIDETVAKLFKEAENVLNDPRPIQLKTELEHAFKTYNLPVEMCIFGSRITGLALPNSDIDLYLNFGDENTDLNVIKRRSKRIQNCLRTNSDNWEIELTLERSRTPLIKLRHRLIGLHCDLSFTNGLSVENSKLIKSFNTAYPPCQKLILFLKKWMSLSGLSGSKAITNYALTWLVIFYLQVQYRIPSVADLIKSHNESKIVSGWETGVGSTVPIHIPELPIDELLLGFFRYYGEFDYMHCIVCPLLGKVCYKESFTEQTSLPEAMTLYVSQMSSAKAEYFRIDSSMCVQDPFDLAHNLTKAVPTLMLKRFKQYCNESVTVLHYNITLSTSQKRASSSSKKAKKMRSGET